In Chitinophaga sp. HK235, a single window of DNA contains:
- a CDS encoding DUF4843 domain-containing protein, translating into MKRLLIALVGIMLITACKKEQIKLYQDTDPSLYFTLNTYSYSFMTDLDSTSKVIYLPVKLSGALKDADRSFNVQVINDTNTTANKDWYELKTGTLPKNSVDGTIPIVLKRNALIDTTIIKLKLSLTPSSALDTMPSATIQISWTGKIIQPINWNWLRYYFGTPFSTAWYKFIIKATGKSSFPYSPTLAKTDPVTWWMSTAQIQAYSLQVKEVLQAYNAAHPDSPLTHDDGLYKGQLVSMP; encoded by the coding sequence ATGAAAAGATTATTAATTGCACTCGTAGGTATTATGCTGATAACAGCCTGTAAAAAGGAGCAGATAAAATTATATCAGGATACGGACCCTTCACTGTATTTCACACTTAATACCTACTCCTATTCCTTTATGACCGACCTGGACTCTACGTCCAAGGTCATCTACCTGCCTGTTAAACTTTCCGGCGCCTTAAAAGACGCTGACAGATCCTTTAATGTGCAGGTGATAAATGATACCAATACCACTGCCAATAAAGACTGGTATGAACTAAAGACAGGGACACTGCCGAAGAACAGTGTTGACGGAACGATTCCTATAGTATTGAAGCGGAATGCCCTTATCGATACAACGATTATAAAACTGAAACTTTCGCTGACGCCATCTTCAGCGCTGGATACAATGCCCAGCGCTACTATACAGATTAGCTGGACAGGGAAAATCATTCAGCCGATCAACTGGAACTGGTTACGCTACTATTTTGGAACGCCTTTTTCCACGGCATGGTATAAGTTTATTATCAAGGCAACGGGGAAGTCTTCTTTTCCTTATTCACCTACATTAGCCAAAACAGATCCTGTGACCTGGTGGATGAGTACTGCTCAGATACAGGCCTATTCCTTACAGGTAAAAGAAGTACTCCAGGCATATAACGCGGCTCACCCGGACAGTCCGCTGACACACGACGATGGTTTGTATAAAGGGCAGTTAGTGTCGATGCCATAA
- a CDS encoding PKD-like family lipoprotein has protein sequence MKKLIYYILLSVAAFGISCVKDKSTFDTNKINPIVIDTAGMLAQLVQFQFDTLQLMPRVTQSGLDSSRLKYSWTMNAYGGYERVVGTTRRLNTSIIEKPDPIPYTLILRVTDTTTNLKTIFTWSVQVISPFGEGLIVADTRDGATSDASLIMAFNFTSSLIKDSGTTRIFQNAYSRANGNQKMNGIVKQLNYMRYNSTKDITFLTDNSFIRINPNSYQLSGKDNDLFVLAPGIIKPDEIQSAITINQHQYLINNGKAYGRYGENKQFGYSFLAPDALGYSCQKICGLQNPVSSPKTAGILYDEKNNRFLLLPRMVLMSNPLMSFNPTDFSDPAPAFDPNNMGNKTCLQMMEGYDRRIISILKTRDQDQYFAYQIKLTEPLTGKMGIMVNDLSNNPEIAQSRFYTCSNAEQVLFYATDNHVYATTLELGSPSTTTLRYTTTNGEKITGMKMYTGGGSMYLPNPNAPDDWSQRMSFSSANRLLLLSTYNESTQEGKIITIPLEILGIGGLVTNPDYIKTYGGFGRITAFSLQAL, from the coding sequence GTGAAGAAACTAATATACTATATACTCCTATCTGTTGCAGCATTCGGGATATCCTGCGTAAAGGATAAATCTACTTTTGATACCAACAAAATCAACCCGATTGTAATAGATACCGCCGGAATGCTGGCACAATTGGTACAGTTTCAGTTTGACACCCTGCAGCTTATGCCCAGGGTAACCCAGTCAGGACTGGATTCCAGTCGCCTGAAATACAGTTGGACCATGAATGCCTATGGCGGATACGAAAGAGTGGTGGGAACAACCAGGCGACTGAATACTTCGATTATAGAAAAGCCCGATCCTATCCCTTACACGTTAATCCTGCGGGTGACAGACACCACTACTAATTTAAAAACAATTTTCACCTGGTCTGTTCAGGTTATTTCTCCTTTCGGGGAAGGCTTGATAGTGGCTGATACCAGAGATGGAGCTACTTCAGACGCAAGCCTTATTATGGCTTTCAATTTTACCTCCAGTTTGATAAAAGATAGCGGAACAACCAGAATTTTTCAGAACGCCTATAGCCGCGCCAACGGTAACCAGAAGATGAATGGTATCGTAAAACAGCTCAACTATATGCGTTATAACAGTACCAAGGATATCACTTTTTTAACCGACAATTCGTTTATCAGAATTAATCCCAACTCTTACCAGCTGTCAGGCAAGGACAATGACTTATTTGTACTGGCTCCCGGAATCATTAAACCAGATGAAATTCAATCGGCCATTACCATCAATCAGCACCAGTATCTTATCAATAACGGGAAGGCCTATGGTCGTTATGGAGAAAACAAACAATTTGGATACTCTTTTTTAGCACCGGATGCGTTGGGATATAGTTGTCAGAAAATTTGCGGGCTCCAGAATCCTGTATCTAGCCCAAAAACGGCGGGCATATTATATGATGAGAAAAACAACCGGTTTTTATTGTTGCCACGGATGGTATTAATGAGTAACCCGTTGATGAGTTTCAATCCAACTGATTTTTCAGATCCGGCACCGGCTTTCGATCCGAATAATATGGGCAATAAAACCTGTTTGCAAATGATGGAAGGATACGATCGAAGAATCATTTCTATTTTGAAAACAAGGGACCAGGACCAATATTTTGCCTATCAGATCAAATTGACAGAACCTCTTACCGGTAAAATGGGCATCATGGTCAATGATCTGAGTAATAACCCTGAAATAGCACAATCCAGATTTTATACCTGCTCCAATGCGGAACAGGTGTTGTTTTATGCGACAGACAATCATGTTTATGCTACTACCCTTGAATTGGGTAGCCCAAGCACCACCACTTTAAGATACACCACCACCAATGGTGAAAAAATCACCGGTATGAAAATGTATACGGGTGGTGGAAGTATGTATCTCCCCAACCCCAATGCGCCGGACGACTGGAGCCAGAGAATGTCATTTTCATCGGCCAACCGGTTGTTACTGCTCAGCACTTACAATGAAAGTACCCAGGAAGGTAAAATTATCACCATACCACTTGAAATACTGGGCATAGGCGGATTGGTCACCAACCCGGACTATATTAAAACCTATGGTGGATTTGGCCGGATAACAGCATTCAGTTTACAGGCTTTATAA
- a CDS encoding TlpA disulfide reductase family protein — translation MKVNFFLLGMMVPGVMFAQQGKFTVNGSLKKEITKPAMAYLNYRTADQTITDSCMIEQGKFVFKGNIDEPKRATLIVNYLGSGMKDKGVHQRAIYLEPGNIKINGKDSLPDAGITGSAINKEQEELLAALKSPADQMKAFMADYYALPKDKQNDSSVRAVLDKKYYAIKEEEKTAYLNFIKTHTQSVAGLDALKKLGTSIEDYKVLTPLYESFSNNVKNSMAGKDYGKDLAIMKATAIGASAHEFTQNDTTGQPVALTSFRGKYVLIDFWASWCSPCRAENPNVLAAYSKYHDKGFEVLGVSLDDEKSHTNWLNAIKHDGLTWQQVSDLKGWNNVVGRMYGIRYIPQNFLVDPSGKIIAKNLKGKDLEKKLAELFKS, via the coding sequence ATGAAAGTAAATTTTTTTCTATTAGGAATGATGGTACCAGGTGTAATGTTTGCCCAGCAAGGGAAATTCACCGTGAATGGAAGCCTTAAAAAAGAAATAACGAAACCAGCAATGGCTTATCTGAATTATCGTACAGCTGATCAAACCATAACAGATTCCTGCATGATAGAACAAGGTAAATTTGTATTCAAAGGAAACATTGATGAACCAAAGCGGGCGACCCTTATTGTCAATTACCTGGGATCGGGCATGAAGGACAAAGGTGTACATCAAAGAGCAATTTACCTGGAACCAGGTAATATAAAAATCAACGGCAAGGATTCGTTACCTGATGCCGGTATAACGGGATCGGCCATTAACAAAGAGCAGGAGGAACTACTGGCGGCATTAAAATCTCCAGCCGATCAGATGAAGGCCTTTATGGCAGATTATTATGCACTGCCCAAAGACAAACAAAATGATTCTTCTGTGCGGGCCGTGTTGGATAAAAAGTATTATGCCATTAAAGAAGAGGAAAAAACAGCTTATTTAAATTTTATTAAAACGCATACCCAATCCGTTGCAGGACTTGATGCATTGAAAAAACTAGGTACCTCCATCGAGGATTATAAGGTTTTAACGCCTTTGTATGAATCATTCTCCAATAATGTAAAAAACAGTATGGCTGGAAAAGATTATGGAAAAGACCTGGCTATTATGAAAGCAACGGCTATTGGTGCATCCGCACATGAATTTACGCAAAATGATACAACGGGACAGCCTGTAGCACTGACCAGTTTCAGAGGTAAATATGTGCTGATTGATTTCTGGGCTTCCTGGTGCAGTCCTTGCCGTGCTGAGAATCCCAATGTGTTAGCGGCTTACTCAAAGTATCATGATAAGGGCTTCGAGGTTCTGGGCGTTTCCCTGGATGACGAAAAATCCCATACCAACTGGCTGAATGCCATCAAACACGACGGACTAACGTGGCAGCAGGTATCCGATCTGAAAGGCTGGAATAATGTAGTTGGCCGGATGTATGGTATCAGATATATACCTCAGAATTTTCTGGTAGACCCAAGTGGTAAAATAATCGCAAAAAACCTGAAAGGTAAAGACCTCGAGAAAAAACTGGCTGAGTTGTTTAAGTCTTAA
- a CDS encoding thioredoxin fold domain-containing protein, which yields MYKPLKSSPWKLFLYSLLLIGLPAAAQDKGIHFEHALSWQQVKAKAKAENKFIFADCYTTWCGPCKMMSRDVFPQEEVGAFLNDKFISVKVQMDKTAKDEESVKRWYKDAEAIGKEYNVMAYPTFLYFSPEGKLVHLVVGSDSAAGFIAASAKALQPETQYYTRMAAMAKSVVNHPDTLKKLATDAAKNYDGQYSRFFSCKYLQTVPDLFAPEVIRFMDEFTHSSQDTGFIIFRKNATKIDQVMSPRYAESKVQQIIMGEEIYAAGLNESTTPDFKAIQTRLQQKYPEVATLITEKFRLQWYQHSKSYDLFEQGVQAFMKQYAHQVDASELNSFARSLGRNTRDTAMIRQALEWSGHAVKEKPEPEFISTQAFLLYRLGDTAQAIRLQEEAISRIEDKKENKYQIEYQQRLLDKMRKGEEIR from the coding sequence ATGTACAAACCGCTAAAATCATCTCCCTGGAAATTATTCCTTTATAGTCTCCTTCTGATAGGCTTGCCTGCCGCAGCCCAGGACAAAGGAATACATTTTGAACATGCACTCAGCTGGCAACAGGTAAAAGCCAAAGCCAAAGCGGAAAACAAGTTTATTTTTGCCGACTGTTATACCACCTGGTGCGGCCCCTGTAAAATGATGAGCCGCGATGTTTTCCCGCAGGAAGAAGTAGGAGCGTTTCTTAATGATAAATTCATCAGCGTAAAAGTGCAGATGGACAAGACCGCCAAAGATGAGGAATCCGTAAAACGCTGGTATAAGGATGCGGAAGCCATTGGTAAGGAATATAACGTGATGGCCTATCCGACGTTCCTGTATTTTTCTCCGGAAGGTAAACTGGTGCACCTGGTAGTAGGCAGTGACAGTGCTGCCGGCTTTATAGCCGCTTCTGCCAAAGCATTGCAGCCCGAAACGCAGTACTATACCCGAATGGCCGCTATGGCTAAAAGCGTGGTTAATCATCCGGACACCCTGAAAAAACTGGCCACAGATGCCGCTAAAAATTATGATGGCCAATACTCCCGTTTCTTTTCGTGCAAATACCTGCAAACGGTACCAGACCTCTTTGCGCCGGAAGTCATCCGGTTTATGGATGAATTTACCCATAGCAGCCAGGATACGGGCTTTATTATCTTCCGGAAAAATGCAACAAAGATTGATCAGGTAATGAGCCCGCGTTATGCAGAAAGTAAAGTGCAACAGATTATTATGGGGGAAGAAATTTATGCCGCAGGCCTGAACGAAAGCACCACACCGGATTTTAAAGCTATTCAGACCCGTTTGCAGCAAAAATACCCGGAAGTGGCCACATTGATCACCGAAAAATTCAGGTTGCAATGGTATCAGCATAGTAAATCCTATGATCTTTTTGAACAGGGCGTACAGGCGTTTATGAAACAATATGCCCATCAGGTAGACGCCTCAGAGCTGAACAGCTTCGCCCGCAGCCTGGGCCGTAATACCCGCGACACCGCAATGATACGGCAAGCGCTGGAATGGAGTGGACATGCTGTAAAAGAAAAACCGGAACCGGAATTTATCAGCACACAGGCGTTCCTGTTATACCGGCTGGGAGATACCGCTCAGGCCATCCGTTTGCAGGAAGAAGCCATCAGCAGGATCGAAGATAAAAAGGAAAATAAATACCAGATTGAATACCAGCAGAGGCTACTGGATAAGATGAGGAAAGGGGAGGAGATAAGGTAA